A single window of Zea mays cultivar B73 chromosome 10, Zm-B73-REFERENCE-NAM-5.0, whole genome shotgun sequence DNA harbors:
- the LOC100280787 gene encoding 3-oxoacyl-synthase III, with the protein MVAASGLALPRVAAPCPARPRGGLRPALLRFAPPVALPPHQLRCCASTVDDGLVSAAASKPRLPRVVGMGSKLVGCGSAIPTLGVSNDDLSKIVETSDEWIAARTGIRNRRVLSGDETLRGLSIKAAQRALEMAKVKAEDVDLVLLCTSTPDDLFGGATQVLTDVGCTKAFGFDITAACSGFIVGLITATRFIKGGGFQNILVVGADALSKYVDWTDRGTCILFGDAAGAVLVQACSADEDGLLGFCVQSDGNGQKHLNAATANDESILSNTNGVPGFPPKKATYSCIQMNGKEVFRFAVRCVPQSIEKALQEAGLPASSIDWLLLHQANQRIIDAAASRLDIPSDKVISNLANYGNTSAASIPLALDEAVRSGKVKAGDIIAASGFGAGLTWGSAIVKWG; encoded by the exons ATGGTCGCCGCCTCCGGCCTTGCGCTGCCGCGGGTGGCCGCACCCTGCCCGGCGCGCCCGCGGGGTGGTCTCCGCCCCGCCTTGCTCCGATTCGCGCCGCCCGTGGCACTGCCACCGCACCAGCTCCGGTGCTGCGCGTCCACCGTCGATGACGGCTTGGTGTCCGCAGCGGCCTCCAAGCCCCGCCTCCCCAG GGTGGTTGGTATGGGTTCAAAGCTTGTCGGATGTGGATCAGCCATCCCAACACTTGGCGTTTCAAATGATGACCTTTCAAAAATAGTTGAGACGTCAGATGAATGGATTGCAGCTCGAACTGGGATTCGTAACAGGCGAGTTCTTTCAG GAGATGAAACATTGCGGGGGCTCTCAATAAAAGCAGCTCAAAGGGCACTTGAAATGGCCAAAGTAAAAGCTGAAGATGTTGACCTTGTTCTCCTTTGTACATCTACTccagatgatttgtttggaggtgCCACTCAG GTGCTGACGGACGTGGGGTGCACAAAGGCTTTTGGATTTGATATTACAGCTGCTTGCAGTGGGTTTATAGTTGGCTTAATCACAGCTACTCGTTTTATCAAAG GTGGAGGTTTTCAGAATATCCTAGTAGTTGGTGCTGATGCTCTTTCAAAATATGTGGATTGGACAGACAGAGGTACATGCATCCTTTTTGGTGATGCTGCTGGTGCTGTGTTGGTACAG GCATGCAGCGCTGATGAAGATGGCTTGCTAGGTTTTTGTGTTCAAAGTGATGGCAATGGGCAAAA ACACCTAAATGCCGCAACGGCAAACGATGAGTCAATCTTGTCCAATACCAATGGTGTTCctggatttccgccaaagaaggcaaCCTACTCATGCATTCAGATGAACGGAAAGGAAGTTTTCCGCTTTGCTGTCCGATGTGTGCCACAGTCCATTGAGAAGGCACTCCAAGAAGCTGGTTTGCCCGCCTCCAGTATAGACTGGTTGTTGTTACATCAA GCTAATCAGCGGATTATTGATGCGGCTGCCAGCCGATTAGATATCCCGTCCGACAAGGTTATTTCAAATCTTGCCAACTATGGCAATACCAGTGCGGCATCCATCCCGTTAGCTTTGGATGAGGCTGTTCGCAGCGGCAAGGTGAAGGCTGGCGATATTATTGCGGCGTCAGGTTTTGGTGCTGGACTTACCTGGGGTTCAGCTATTGTCAAGTGGGGCTAA
- the LOC100384012 gene encoding Flavanone 3-dioxygenase 2-like produces MTTSCAASSIVSPLAMDMAASGALPVVDLAPFFTDGDEGGASRARATEAVRQACRTHGFFRVVNHGVPAHLMARALELSSAFFALPDDDKARARAPEGSEAPLPAGYARQPAHSADKNEYLLVFGPKLGFNVYPAEPSGFREAVEECYTKLTELGLLVQEVLNECMDLPPGFLTDYNSDRSFDFLAALRYFPATEEEDNGISAHEDGNCITFVIQDGVGGLEVLNDDGDWVPAEPVEGSIIVNLGDVIQVLSNNKLKSATHRVVRKPVHRHSFVFFFNIHGAKWIEPLPEFTAKIGEAARYRGFVYNEYMQLRMRNKTHPPARPEDVVHITHYAI; encoded by the exons ATGACGACGAGCTGTGCGGCATCTTCGATCGTGTCACCACTGGCGATGGACATGGCGGCGAGCGGCGCGCTCCCCGTGGTGGACCTGGCGCCGTTCTTCACGGACGGCGACGAGGGCGGCGCTTCCCGCGCCAGAGCCACCGAAGCCGTGCGCCAGGCGTGCCGGACGCATGGCTTCTTCCGCGTCGTCAACCACGGCGTGCCGGCACACCTCATGGCGCGCGCGCTCGAGCTGTCGTCCGCTTTCTTCGCGCTGCCGGACGACGACAAGGCCAGGGCTCGGGCGCCCGAGGGCTCCGAAGCACCGCTCCCCGCGGGCTACGCGCGGCAGCCGGCGCACTCGGCGGACAAGAACGAGTACCTCCTGGTGTTTGGTCCCAAGCTTGGGTTCAACGTGTACCCCGCCGAGCCATCAGGATTCAG AGAGGCAGTGGAGGAGTGCTACACCAAGCTCACCGAGCTGGGGCTGCTCGTGCAGGAGGTCCTGAACGAGTGCATGGACCTCCCGCCGGGCTTCCTCACGGACTACAACAGCGACCGCAGCTTCGACTTCTTGGCGGCGTTGCGCTACTTCCCGGCGACGGAGGAGGAGGACAACGGCATCAGCGCGCACGAGGACGGGAactgcatcaccttcgtcatccagGACGGCGTCGGGGGCCTCGAGGTCCTCAACGACGACGGCGACTGGGTCCCGGCGGAGCCCGTCGAGGGCAGCATCATCGTCAACCTAGGCGACGTCATACAG GTGCTGAGTAACAACAAGCTCAAGAGCGCGACGCACCGGGTGGTGAGGAAGCCCGTGCACAGGCACTCGTTCGTGTTCTTCTTCAACATCCACGGGGCCAAGTGGATCGAGCCGCTGCCGGAGTTCACGGCCAAGATCGGCGAAGCGGCGCGGTACAGAGGGTTCGTGTACAACGAGTACATGCAGCTGCGGATGAGGAACAAGACCCATCCACCGGCGAGGCCCGAGGACGTCGTCCACATAACCCACTACGCCATCTAG